The genomic interval AGGGCGCACTGCGCAGCCGTGAGGTGTCCCGCAGCTCCGCGCCCGTGCCCGACGCCATCAGGAAGGCCCCGTCGCCCCGGGCCCGCGCCACCCGCTCCGGGAACGCCAGCGCGGCGACGAGACCGACGACGGCGTCGTCGCCCCGGGCCCCGCCGGAGCCGGCGCCTTCCACCTGGCCCGACAGCCGGCGCACCTCCTGCTTCCAGCGCCCCGCGTATCCGTCCTGGCCCCGACGGGCGGTCCGCAGCGCCGCCGCGAGATCGTCCCCGTACTCCCTCGGCGGCTCCTCGCTCAGCAGCGCCACCACCTCCGCGGCCCGCCGCGCCCCCGCCTCCCGGGCGCCGTCCAGCAGGGCCCGCGCCAGCCGGGGGTGCAGCCCGAGCCGGGACATCCGGGTGCCGCGCTCGGTGACCCGGCCCTCGCCGTCCACCGCGCCGATCGCCTCCAGCACCTCTCGGGCGGCGCCCATCGCCCCGGCGGGCGGCGGGTCCAGCAGCGCGAGCGAGGAGGCGTCCGGATCGCCCCAGCACGCCGCCTGGAGCGCGAAGGCGGCCAGGTCGGCGACCTTGATCTCGGGCGAGGGGAAGCGCGCGAGCCGCCCGTCCTCGGCCTGGTCCCAGCACCGGTACACCGCCCCCGGAGCCTCCCGCCCCGCCCGCCCGGCACGCTGCCGCCCGGCCGCCCGGGAGGCCCGTACGGTGCTCAGGGCGCCCAGCCCCCGGGCATGGTCGGTGCGGGGTTCCCGGGCGAGACCCGAGTCGACGACGATCCGCACCCCCGGCACCGTCAGTGACGACTCCGCCACCGAGGTGGCCAGGACCACCCGCCGCCTTCCGGACGACCCGGCGAGCACCGCGTCCTGCACGGCGGCCGGAGCCCGCCCGTGCACCTGGAGCACCTCCGCGTCCACGCCCGCGAGCTGCCCGGCCACCCGCCCGATCTCCCCGACGCCGGGCAGGAAGCAGAGCACGTCCCCCTCCCGCTCGGCGAGCGCCCGCCGCACGGTCGCCGCCACGTGCGTCAGCAGCGCGGGGTCGACGCGCATCCCGTGCGGCGGTTTCACCGGACGGGCGGGCGGCGCCCAGAGGACCTCCACCGGATACGAGACGCCCTCCGCCTCGATCACCGGGGCGTCGCCGAGCAGCCGCGCCCAGCCCTCCGCGTCCGTCGTCGCGGACGCCGCCACCAGCCGCAGATCGGGCCGGATCGCCTCCCGTACGTCCAGGAGGAACGCGGCGACCGTGTCGGCGTCCAGGTGCCGCTCGTGGCACTCGTCGATGATCACCACGTCGACCCCGGCCAGCTCCTGGTCCCGCTGGAGCCGCTGGAGCAGCACCCCGGTGGTCACCACCTCCACCACCGTGTCCCGCCCCACCACACGCTCGCCGCGCACCGTGAAGCCGACCCGCTCGCCCGGCCGCTCGCCCAGCAGCCAGGCCATCCGCCGCGCCGCGGCCCGCGCGGCGATCCGGCGCGGCTCGGCGACCACGACCCGGCGCACCGGGCCCTGGCCGGTCAGCCCGGCCAGCACCAGCGGGACGAGCGTCGTCTTGCCGGTGCCGGGCGGGGCGCACAGGACGGCGACGCCCCGGTCGTCGAGCGCGCGCCGCAGGGCGGGCACGGCAATGCTGACGGGCAGTCGGTCCAGGGCTTCGGTGCGGATCACGCCCCCAGTGTCGTACGGGAGCCTCCCCAGGGGTGCCGCGCACCCCGGCCGGTCAGCGGATCAGCCCCGCTCGCAGACGAAGATCGCCGTGCCCGGGATCAGGTTGCCGCGCAGCGGGGACCAGCCGCCCCACTCCTGGCTGTTCCAGGCCGGCCATTCCGGTTCGACCAGGTCGACCAGCCGGAAGCCGCCCGCCACCACGTCCCGGACCCGGTCGCCCAGCGTGCGGTGGTGTTCCACATAGACGGCGTCGCCGCCCTCGTCCTGCTCCACGTAGGGGACGCGGTCGAAGTAGGAGGCGGCGACGGACAGCCCCTCGGGCCCGGGTTCGTCCGGGAAAGCCCAGCGGATCGGGTGCGTCACGGAGAACACCCAGCGCCCGCCGGGCCGCAGTACCCGGTGGACCTCGCGGAAGACCCGCACGGGGTCGGCGACGAACGGCACCGCCCCGTACGCGGAGCAGGCCAGGTCGAAGGCCCCGTCCCGGAACGGGAGCCGGCCCGCGTCGGCCTCGACCAGGGGCACGTCCCCGCCGATCCGCAGGGCGTGCTGGAGCTGGCGGTGGGAGAGGTCGAGCGCGACCGGGCGGGCGCCCTGCCCGGCCAGCCAGCGCGAGCACTGGGCGGCCCCGGCGCCGATCTCCAGGACGTCGAGGCCCTTGAGGGAGCCGGCGGGCCCCAGCAGGGCGGCGTCCGCCTCGTCCAGCCCTTCGGGACCCCAGACGAAGCGGTCGTCCCCCAGGAAACCGCCGTGGTCGCTCTGGTAGTCGTCGGCGTTCCGGTCCCACCAGCCGCGGCTGGCCCGGCTGCTCTCCGTCTCGTCCGCCGCACGGCGTGTGGCTTCCGGCTCCGGGGGCTGTGCGGGTTCCGCGGAGCGGGTCCCGTGGATCTCTTGGCTCATCGTGCCCGTCGTTGTAGTTTGCCTTCACCCGCCGCGCGCGGTACGTACCAGGGGGCGTACCCCAGGGGTACGGACGCGCGTCCGCGGCGCCGTGCCGTAGCGTTCTCGGGCCGATGTGGCCTCGGGGAACACGAGTTGCGCCGGAATTGGGGCGATGTGCCCCGGGTGTGCGCCTTCGCGCATTGACCCTGTCCGGCTGCCCCCGTATGCTACAAGTTGCGCTGCGAGCCTGCGCGCCTCAGACCTAGCAGGCCGCGCTCGCGTCTGTTGCATGTCCCCTCGGTTGTCGAGAGCGTCTCTCCGGAAACGGATTGCGTGCTTTCCAGGCTGTCCGGCTTCTGCAGAGGCGATACGGGCTTTCGGCGTAGCAGTACCTACGACTCTCTGTCCGTACCGGAGCCCTTTCCCACATGACGAGCAGCACCGAGACCACCACCACGCCGCAGGTTGCGGTCAACGACATCGGCGACGCGGACGCGTTCCTCGCGGCGATCGACGAGACGATCAAGTACTTCAACGACGGCGACATCGTTGATGGCGTCATCGTCAAGGTTGACCGGGACGAGGTCCTCCTCGACATCGGTTACAAGACCGAAGGTGTCATCCCGAGCCGCGAGCTCTCGATCAAGCACGACGTCGACCCGAACGAGGTCGTCAAGGTCGGCGACGAGATCGAGGCCCTGGTTCTCCAGAAGGAGGACAAGGAAGGCCGCCTGATTCTCTCGAAGAAGCGCGCTCAGTACGAGCGTGCTTGGGGCACCATCGAGAAGATCAAGGAAGAGGACGGCATCGTCACCGGTACCGTCATCGAGGTGGTCAAGGGTGGTCTCATCCTCGACATCGGCCTCCGTGGCTTCCTGCCGGCGTCGCTCGTCGAGATGCGTCGCGTCCGCGACCTCCAGCCCTACGTGGGCAAGGAGCTCGAGGCCAAGATCATCGAGCTGGACAAGAACCGCAACAACGTGGTCCTGTCCCGCCGTGCCTGGCTCGAGCAGACCCAGTCCGAGGTTCGCCAGACCTTCCTCACGACCCTGCAGAAGGGTCAGGTCCGCTCCGGCGTCGTCTCCTCGATCGTCAACTTCGGTGCCTTCGTGGACCTGGGTGGCGTCGACGGTCTCGTGCACGTCTCCGAGCTGTCCTGGAAGCACATCGACCACCCCTCCGAGGTTGTCGAGGTCGGCCAGGAAGTCACCGTCGAGGTTCTCGACGTCGACATGGACCGCGAGCGCGTCTCCCTGTCGCTCAAGGCGACGCAGGAAGACCCGTGGCAGCAGTTCGCCCGGACGCACCAGATCGGTCAGGTCGTCCCGGGTAAGGTCACCAAGCTCGTTCCCTTCGGTGCGTTCGTCCGCGTCGACGAGGGCATCGAGGGCCTGGTCCACATCTCCGAGCTGGCCGAGCGCCACGTGGAGATCCCGGAGCAGGTCGTCCAGGTCAACGACGAGATCTTCGTCAAGGTCATCGACATCGACCTCGAGCGTCGTCGCATCAGCCTCTCGCTGAAGCAGGCCAACGAGTCCTTCGGTGGCGACCCGGCCTCGGTCGAGTTCGACCCGACGCTGTACGGCATGGCCGCGTCGTACGACGACCAGGGCAACTACATCTACCCCGAGGGCTTCGACCCCGAGACCAACGACTGGCTCGAGGGCTTCGAGGCGCAGCGCGAGGTCTGGGAGACCCAGTACGCCGAGGCGCAGACGCGCTTCGAGCAGCACCAGGCCCAGGTCATCAAGTCCCGCGAGGCCGACGAGGCTGCTGCGGCCGAGGGCGCTGCTGCCCCGGCCGGCGCTGCTCCGGCCGCCTCCGGTGGCAGCGGTGGCGGTGGCGGCGGCGGCTCCTACTCCTCGGAGTCGGCGGACAACTCCGGCGCCCTGGCGTCGGACGAGGCCCTTGCCGCGCTGCGCGAGAAGCTCGCGGGCGGCCAGAGCTGACGCTCTGACCCCGGCGGCTCATCGGCTGCGGTAGCTGTACAGCGGTAGAAGTGAGGCCCGTTCCCTTCGGGGGGCGGGCCTCACTCGCGTTCAGGGGGCGGGGCGGGACGGCTACGGGGTGACGGCGATGTTCGTGAGCCCCTTGCCGCCGGTGACGGTGTTGCTCGCGTACACCGTGGTGCGGCAACCGGAGCTGTTGTTGGTGACGTTGATGGCGAGTCGCTTGTCGCCGGTGGCCCCGGAGAGGTCCGAGGCGTTGCCGCGGAAGACGGTGCCGCAGCCCCAGCCGCTCTGCTGGGTGTGGGTCTCGTAGCCGTTGTTGGTGGTGCGCGAGCCCTTGTTGCCCTCGACCAGGACGTTGTTGCCCTTCACGTCGACCCAGGAGTCGTCGTAGTTGGCGCCGGTCAGCCCGTGGCCGTCGAAAGTGTTGTCGATGATCCTCGCGCCGGTCGTGCCCTCCTTGATGTCGATGCTCTCGCCGCCGACACCGGGGCCGATGGTGTTGTTCAGGATCTGCGCGTTGTCGCTGCGGTCGGAGAGGTCGCCGGCCGAACCGACGTACACGCCCTCGCCCATGCCGCGTCCGTTCTGCCCGGTGTCGTAGATCCGGGAGTTCTTCAGAACGCCGTCCTTGCTGGAACTGCGGAAGTGGACGCCCTCCATGTCGAGGTCGTGCACGGTCACCGAGTCGATGACGACGCCGTTCGCCGCGTCGGTCATGATGCCCTTCTGGCCGCCCTTGAGCGTGACGCCCCGGACGGTCCAGTACGAGGCGCCGTTCAGGTGCAGGCCGTAGCCGCCGCCGGCGGTCAGGACCGCCCTGCTGGAGCCGGTGAGGGTGATCCGTGCCCCGGAGGTGCCGGGCCGGGTGGCCTTGAAGTTTCCGGTGTACGTGCCGTCGGCGAGCCGGATCGTGTCACCGGGGGAGACGGTGGTGAGTGCCGACTTGAGCTGGGCCGCGGTGCTGACGTCGATGACCGCGGCGTTCGCGGGCCCGGCGCCGGCCAGGGTGAGACCGCCGGCGGCCAGAGCGGCGGCGAGCAGAGCGGTGAGGGGGGAGCGGGTGCGCATGGGGGGTGCCTTCCGGTCGAAGGGGTCCGGATGTTCTCGCACGGGTACGGCTACGCTCTCGCGAGGTTCTTGTACATGAACCTGAGATGCGTGTCTGAACGTGTTGCCCAGTGACGGTAGGGACGGCGGCGGGGCGCGTCAAGGTCTGGACCAGGATCGGCGGGCGATGCCGGAGAGGCCGAACCGTTCGTGCGGCACGGACAACTGACGCGCCGTGACCCGCCCGCGCCGGGGAAAGGCCGGGTGCGGGGAATGCGCGTGCCGCCCTTCGTGTTCTTGCCTAGGAACACGAGGAGGAGCGGTAACCGTGCCTGATCCGCAGAGTTTGTACGAATGGGAGCCGAAGGGCCTGGCCGTCGTCGACATGGCGCTGGCGCAGGAGTCGGCCGGCCTGGTCATGCTCTACCACTTCGACGGCTACATCGACGCGGGCGAGACCGGCGAGCAGATCGTCGACGGCCTGCTCGAAACGCTGCCGCACCAGGTCGTCGCGCGCTTCGACCACGACCGGCTCGTCGACTACCGCGCACGACGCCCCCTGCTCACCTTCCGGCGCGACCGCTGGACGTCCTTCGAGGCTCCGACCCTGGAGGTGCGGGTGGTCCAGGACGCCACCGGAGCGCCCTTCCTGCTGCTGTCGGGCCCTGAGCCGGACGTGGAGTGGGAGCGGTTCGCCGCCGCCGTCGAGCAGATCGTCGAGCGCCTCGGCGTCCGGCTCGCGGTGAACTTCCACGGCATCCCGATGGGCGTCCCGCACACCCGTCCCGTCGGCATCACCCCGCACGGCAACCGCACCGACCTGATGCCGGGCCACCGCAGCCCCTTCGACGAGGCTCAGGTGCCCGGTTCGGCCGAAGCGCTCGTCGAGTACCGGCTGATGGAGTCCGGCCACGACGTCCTCGGGGTCGCCACCCACGTCCCCCACTACGTCGCCAGGTCCTCCTACCCGGACGCGGCGCTGACCGCGCTCGAGGCGATCACCGCGGCGACGGGTCTCGTGCTGCCCGCGCTCGCGCACTCCCTGCGCACCGAGGCGCACCGCACGCAGACCGAGATCGACCGGCAGATCGGCCAGGGCGACGAGGAGCTGGTCTCGCTCGTCGAGGGCCTGGAGCACCAGTACGACGCCGTCGCCGGCTCCGAGACGCGCGGCAACCTCGTCGCCGAGCCGGTCGACCTGCCGTCCGCCGACGAGATCGGCCGCGAGTTCGAGCGCTTCCTCGCCGAGCGGGAGGGCGAGGGCTGAGCGCCCCCGCCCGGCCCGTAGGCTGCGGCCCATGCTGAAAGTGGGCCTGACCGGCGGCATCGGAGCCGGCAAGAGCGAAGTGTCGCGGCTGCTCGTGAAGTACGGTGCCGTCCTGATCGACTCCGACCGAATCGCCCGTGAGGTCGTCGAGCCCGGCACCCCCGGACTCGCGGCCGTTGTCGAGGAGTTCGGGCCGGGCGTGTTGACCGCCGAAGGTGCTCTGGACCGCCCGGCGCTCGGCGCGCTCGTCTTCGCCGACGCCGGGCGGCTCGCCGCGCTCAACGCGATCGTCCACCCCCTGGTCGGCGCCCTCGCGGCCGAACGGGAACGGGCGGCCCCCGAGGAC from Streptomyces sp. CA-278952 carries:
- a CDS encoding class I SAM-dependent methyltransferase → MSQEIHGTRSAEPAQPPEPEATRRAADETESSRASRGWWDRNADDYQSDHGGFLGDDRFVWGPEGLDEADAALLGPAGSLKGLDVLEIGAGAAQCSRWLAGQGARPVALDLSHRQLQHALRIGGDVPLVEADAGRLPFRDGAFDLACSAYGAVPFVADPVRVFREVHRVLRPGGRWVFSVTHPIRWAFPDEPGPEGLSVAASYFDRVPYVEQDEGGDAVYVEHHRTLGDRVRDVVAGGFRLVDLVEPEWPAWNSQEWGGWSPLRGNLIPGTAIFVCERG
- a CDS encoding PAC2 family protein is translated as MPDPQSLYEWEPKGLAVVDMALAQESAGLVMLYHFDGYIDAGETGEQIVDGLLETLPHQVVARFDHDRLVDYRARRPLLTFRRDRWTSFEAPTLEVRVVQDATGAPFLLLSGPEPDVEWERFAAAVEQIVERLGVRLAVNFHGIPMGVPHTRPVGITPHGNRTDLMPGHRSPFDEAQVPGSAEALVEYRLMESGHDVLGVATHVPHYVARSSYPDAALTALEAITAATGLVLPALAHSLRTEAHRTQTEIDRQIGQGDEELVSLVEGLEHQYDAVAGSETRGNLVAEPVDLPSADEIGREFERFLAEREGEG
- a CDS encoding right-handed parallel beta-helix repeat-containing protein; protein product: MRTRSPLTALLAAALAAGGLTLAGAGPANAAVIDVSTAAQLKSALTTVSPGDTIRLADGTYTGNFKATRPGTSGARITLTGSSRAVLTAGGGYGLHLNGASYWTVRGVTLKGGQKGIMTDAANGVVIDSVTVHDLDMEGVHFRSSSKDGVLKNSRIYDTGQNGRGMGEGVYVGSAGDLSDRSDNAQILNNTIGPGVGGESIDIKEGTTGARIIDNTFDGHGLTGANYDDSWVDVKGNNVLVEGNKGSRTTNNGYETHTQQSGWGCGTVFRGNASDLSGATGDKRLAINVTNNSSGCRTTVYASNTVTGGKGLTNIAVTP
- the coaE gene encoding dephospho-CoA kinase; the protein is MLKVGLTGGIGAGKSEVSRLLVKYGAVLIDSDRIAREVVEPGTPGLAAVVEEFGPGVLTAEGALDRPALGALVFADAGRLAALNAIVHPLVGALAAERERAAPEDAVVVHDVPLLAENGLAPLYDLVVVVDASAETQLERLVTLRGMTESDARARMAAQATRDQRRAVADLIVDNDGPLEALEPQVRTVWDELVRRAAAR
- the hrpB gene encoding ATP-dependent helicase HrpB, translated to MIRTEALDRLPVSIAVPALRRALDDRGVAVLCAPPGTGKTTLVPLVLAGLTGQGPVRRVVVAEPRRIAARAAARRMAWLLGERPGERVGFTVRGERVVGRDTVVEVVTTGVLLQRLQRDQELAGVDVVIIDECHERHLDADTVAAFLLDVREAIRPDLRLVAASATTDAEGWARLLGDAPVIEAEGVSYPVEVLWAPPARPVKPPHGMRVDPALLTHVAATVRRALAEREGDVLCFLPGVGEIGRVAGQLAGVDAEVLQVHGRAPAAVQDAVLAGSSGRRRVVLATSVAESSLTVPGVRIVVDSGLAREPRTDHARGLGALSTVRASRAAGRQRAGRAGREAPGAVYRCWDQAEDGRLARFPSPEIKVADLAAFALQAACWGDPDASSLALLDPPPAGAMGAAREVLEAIGAVDGEGRVTERGTRMSRLGLHPRLARALLDGAREAGARRAAEVVALLSEEPPREYGDDLAAALRTARRGQDGYAGRWKQEVRRLSGQVEGAGSGGARGDDAVVGLVAALAFPERVARARGDGAFLMASGTGAELRDTSRLRSAPWLAVAVADRPSHAASARVRLAVVVDEPTALLAAGHLRVRGEEVRWVDGEVVARSVDRLGAVELAVRPLRRPDPELVRGALVEGLRREGLGLLRWTRDSEQFRLRLAFLHRVLGAPWPDVSDEALLARTGAWLEPELSRARHRSDLGRIDAGQALRRLLPWATGEAARLDELAPERIEVPSGSRIRVEYGGDQPVLAVKLQELFGLGETPRVAGVPVLVHLLSPAGRPAAVTADLASFWREGYKAVRAELRGRYPKHPWPEDPATVPATRFTSARLKRS
- the rpsA gene encoding 30S ribosomal protein S1; this encodes MTSSTETTTTPQVAVNDIGDADAFLAAIDETIKYFNDGDIVDGVIVKVDRDEVLLDIGYKTEGVIPSRELSIKHDVDPNEVVKVGDEIEALVLQKEDKEGRLILSKKRAQYERAWGTIEKIKEEDGIVTGTVIEVVKGGLILDIGLRGFLPASLVEMRRVRDLQPYVGKELEAKIIELDKNRNNVVLSRRAWLEQTQSEVRQTFLTTLQKGQVRSGVVSSIVNFGAFVDLGGVDGLVHVSELSWKHIDHPSEVVEVGQEVTVEVLDVDMDRERVSLSLKATQEDPWQQFARTHQIGQVVPGKVTKLVPFGAFVRVDEGIEGLVHISELAERHVEIPEQVVQVNDEIFVKVIDIDLERRRISLSLKQANESFGGDPASVEFDPTLYGMAASYDDQGNYIYPEGFDPETNDWLEGFEAQREVWETQYAEAQTRFEQHQAQVIKSREADEAAAAEGAAAPAGAAPAASGGSGGGGGGGSYSSESADNSGALASDEALAALREKLAGGQS